A genomic segment from Mus caroli chromosome 17, CAROLI_EIJ_v1.1, whole genome shotgun sequence encodes:
- the Zbtb14 gene encoding zinc finger and BTB domain-containing protein 14, whose product MEFFISMSETIKYNDDDHKTLFLKTLNEQRLEGEFCDIAIVVEDVKFRAHRCVLAACSTYFKKLFKKLEVDSSSVIEIDFLRSDIFEEVLNYMYTAKISVKKEDVNLMMSSGQILGIRFLDKLCSQKRDVSSPDESNGQSKSKYCLKLNRPIGDAADAQDDDVEEIGDQDDSPSDDTVEGTPPSQEDGKSPTTTLRVQEAILKELGSEEVRKVNCYGQEVESMETPESKDLGSQTPQALTFNDGMSEVKDEQTPGWTTAASDMKFEYLLYGHHREQIACQACGKTFSDEGRLRKHEKLHTADRPFVCEMCTKGFTTQAHLKEHLKIHTGYKPYSCEVCGKSFIRAPDLKKHERVHSNERPFACHMCDKAFKHKSHLKDHERRHRGEKPFVCGSCTKAFAKASDLKRHENNMHSERKQVTPSAIQSETEQLQAAAMAAEAEQQLETIACS is encoded by the exons ATG GAGTTTTTCATCAGTATGTCTGAAACCATAAAATATAATGACGATGATCATAAAACGCTGTTTCTGAAAACACTGAACGAACAGCGCCTGGAGGGAGAATTCTGCGACATCGCCATCGTGGTTGAAGACGTAAAGTTCCGAGCCCACCGGTGTGTCCTCGCCGCCTGCAGCACGTACTTTAAGAAGCTTTTCAAGAAGCTGGAAGTGGACAGCTCGTCCGTCATAGAGATAGATTTCCTCCGCTCCGACATATTTGAAGAGGTGCTGAACTACATGTACACCGCAAAGATTTCCGTGAAAAAGGAGGACGTCAACTTGATGATGTCGTCCGGGCAGATTCTCGGTATCCGGTTTTTGGATAAACTGTGTTCTCAGAAGCGTGATGTGTCTAGTCCGGATGAAAGTAACGGCCAGTCGAAGAGTAAGTATTGCCTCAAACTAAACCGCCCCATCGGAGACGCTGCTGATGCTCAGGACGATGATGTGGAAGAAATCGGGGACCAAGATGACAGCCCTTCTGATGACACGGTAGAGGGCACTCCCCCGAGTCAAGAGGACGGCAAGTCTCCCACAACCACTCTCAGGGTTCAGGAAGCAATTTTGAAAGAGCTGGGGAGTGAGGAAGTTCGGAAAGTGAACTGCTACGGCCAGGAAGTGGAGTCCATGGAGACTCCCGAATCCAAAGATCTGGGGTCTCAGACCCCTCAGGCCTTAACCTTTAATGACGGGATGAGCGAAGTAAAAGATGAACAGACTCCGGGCTGGACCACGGCCGCCAGCGACATGAAGTTCGAGTACTTGCTCTACGGTCACCATCGAGAGCAGATCGCCTGCCAAGCGTGTGGGAAGACGTTCTCTGATGAAGGCCGGCTGAGGAAGCATGAGAAGCTCCACACCGCTGACAGGCCGTTTGTCTGTGAGATGTGCACAAAAGGTTTCACCACCCAGGCCCACCTGAAAGAACACCTAAAAATCCATACAGGGTACAAACCCTACAGCTGCGAGGTGTGCGGAAAGTCGTTCATCCGCGCCCCAGACCTGAAGAAGCACGAGAGGGTTCACAGCAACGAAAGACCGTTCGCGTGTCACATGTGTGACAAAGCCTTCAAACACAAGTCTCACCTCAAGGACCACgagagaagacacagaggggAAAAGCCTTTTGTGTGCGGCTCTTGCACCAAGGCCTTCGCCAAGGCCTCAGACCTGAAGAGGCATGAGAACAATATGCACAGTGAGAGGAAACAGGTCACCCCCAGTGCCATCCAGAGCGAGACAGAACAGTTGCAGGCCGCAGCCATGGCCGCTGAGGCCGAGCAGCAGCTGGAGACAATTGCCTGTAGCTAG